CTCGCCGACGATCCGGAAGGCGGTGGCCCGGGCCTCGCCCTCCGTCAGCTCCAGGTGCAGGGCCCGGGGCAGCTTGGCCATGGGCATGGTGGTGATGACCCGGGTGTGGAAGCAGTCGGCCACACTGGCCAAAGACGGCATCACGCACTGGTAGTCCACCACCAGGGCGTCCACGGCGCCGGTCACCAGGGCGGTCTCCTGGGACACCGAGCTGGTGGCCAGGGGGATGCCATGGCGCACCATGATCTCGTTGCCGGTGCAGCAGATGCCGACCACATTGATGCCGTCGGCGGCGCCGGCGGCTTGCGCCTGGGCCACCAGTGCCGGGTCGCCGGCCACCTGGGCCACCAGATCCGACAGGAGGGGGTTGTGGCCATGGAGGGCGATGTTCACCGCGGAAGCCTTCAAAACCCCCAGGTTGGCCCGGGTGGCCACCGGGCTCGGGGTGCCAAAAAGGATGTCCGCCAGGTCGGTAGCCAGGTGGCAGGCCGCGTAGTCGGCCAGGGCGCACTTCACGGCGCCCAGCAGCAGGTTGACCGGGTCGGCATCCACCCCGTAGGTGGTGCGGTGCATCATCTCGGACACCGTGCTGTCGATGCCGCAGGGCACCACCCCATGCCGGGCAAAAGTCGCCACCCGGCCCGGGGTCACCGTGCCGGCGGCCCAGGCCAGGGGCGTCTCCTTCTCCGAGAACTCGGCCAGGGCGGCCCGGGCCACCTCTGCCGCCACCGCCGCCGCCTCCCGGCCCTCGGTGGCGATCCCCAGCCGGGCCGCCACCCGCCGCAGCTTGGCCTCATCCCGGATCGGGTAGTCCGGCGCCTTCCCCTGGGCTGCCGCCAGCAGGGTGTGGGCCATGTGCTTGGCATGGCCGCCATGGGCGGCGGTGCCGGCCGCCACCGCCCGGCCCAGGCCCCGGGCGGCCATGGTGTCCCGGTCAGCGCCGCAGACGCCCAGGGCTGGCCCCTGGCCAAAGGGATCGATGCGGCAGGGCCCCTGCAGGCAATGGCGGCAGCACAGGCCCAGTTCCCCGAACCCGCATTGGGGCAGCTGTTTCTGGTAGCGATCCCAGGCGAGGTCGATCCCCTCGCCAGCGGCCCGGTCGAGCATGGCCTGGATGGTGGCGTCGGTGGTGGCAGCCATAGCGTGCTCCTGGAGGCAGTGTCCGTTCAAGAGGGCAAACCCTTCTTTTCCAGTCGGTGACAATTCCACGAACCGCCGCCTCTGTCAAGGCTGGTGGCCCGGTCTCACGACCCCGGCGCCACGACCGTGCTGCCAGCCTCGACCCGGAAGCGCGGGCCGAAGGTGGTCCGGTCCACGGCATTGCCGGCCATCTCCTGCACCGTAGCCTGGCGGAAGATCAGAATCCCCGGGGAATCCGCGACACCGGTGATGCGATTCCGGTTGAGGGCCAGCGCCGTGCTGCCGGAGACGACGATGGCCGGCTCCCGGCTGCCGGCCACCAGGTTGTCCTCGACGACGCCGACGGTGCCGCTTTCCAGGGCAATGCCCGTGGCGCTGGCCTCGAAAAGAAGGTTGCCGGCGACGGTCATGGGCGCTGACAGCGAGCCCACGGCATGGCCGCCGATGCCCGGCCGCCGGGAGCCGTTGCGGAAGACCACGTTCCTTTCCACCGTGGGATGCGCCGCCTGATCCACGGGATGGCGGCCCTGGGCCTCGCCAGCGCTGGACAGAATGCCGCCGCCGGCATTGTCGTGCACGATGTTGCCGACGATGCGCGGTGCGGCGCCGTGCTTGATGCCGATCCCCGGCGAGGTCCGCTCCCCCAGGGACTCGTCGTTGTTGCCGAAAACCTCGTTGCCCAGGATGAACGGCGCCGCAAAATGGTTGCAGCCGATCCCCAGACCCAGGTTGCCGTGAACGATGTTGTGGTAGATGACCGCCGCGGTGGCCTGCCGGATGTTGGCCTGCCGGAAATCCCGCTCCGGCATCGGCGCCTCCTGGTCCCGGTAGATCACGTGGCTGCCGATGCCGGTGCTGCCCATGTTCCGGACCAGACAGTTGGTGATGACCGGGCTGGCGCCCCGGATGTTGACGCCGTGGGCATGGCCCGGCAGATGGTGGTTCTGCACCGGCAGGCTCTGGATGGTGAATCCGTCCACCACCGTATCCCGGCCGGCTCCGGGCGCAAAGTCCAGCATCCCATGCTCCGAGGCGGCAAAGCCGGTGCCATCGATGATGGTGCGCAAGGCCCGCCGCGGCAGCTGCAGCATGGCCCCCTCCACCGCCACCAGCTCATCCCCCCGGTCGGAAGGATCCGACGCCAGCCGGACGCCGCTCCTCATCTCCAACTGCTCCCGGTAGGTCCCGGGCCGGACCAGCACGGTGTCCCCGGGCCGCGCCGCGTCGACGGCCGCCTGGATGTGCCGGTGCTCTTCGGGGACCCGGATGACCCGGCCGTGCCAGGCACGCTCCGGGGCCAGCAGGGACTGGGCCTCGCCAGCCGCTGCCGCCAGGGCCGCCGCCACCGCCTCTCCCAGGGCCGGCACCTCCACCGGCTCACTGCTCTGCCGGGCAAGCACCGCCGGCGGCACGCCACTGACCCGGCTTTCGATCTCCGAGCGGTAGCTGCCTTGCATCCGCTGCTGCATCTCCTGCTGCATCCGCTGCTGGCGCTCCTGCCGGATCTCCTGGGGAGTGGCCTGGGGTCGATCCTCCGGGGGGGCGCCCGGCTCGTTTTGCAGGGGCATCTCGCTTTCGACCAGCGGCTGCATCCGCTGCCGCATCTCGCGTTGCATCTGCTCCTGCATCTGCTGCTGGACCTCCGTCCGCGTCACCCCGGACTGCCTTGGGGACTGGGGCGGCGAGGGGACGGCGGCCGGCTCCAGGCTCTGGCGCAGCTCCCGGGCCCGCTCTTCCACCTCCTGGAGGATCGCCTGGTCAGGGTCCCCGGTCTCCCCGGCCCAGCCCAGCATCGGCATATGGCTCGCCACCAGGACCACGATCACCACTCCCAGCGCACTTGCCGCCCGCATGACCAATCCTCCCCCCAGCTCCAGGCCCGGAAAAAGAAAGGGGCATGCGCCATGTCCGCTGGACCGCCGGCCATGGTGCATGCCCCCAGTCCCAGCACCCCCCGGGGGATGCTGGCCTCTGGTGGCGCCAGGATCATTCTGGCGTCAGGAAGAACTGCACCGATTCGATGCGACGCAGATCCGGATTCATCGCCGGATCGGTCTGGAAGACGTTGGCCCCTTTGCGGAACGCCAGCCGCTTCTCCTCCAAGAGAACGCAGCTGTGGAGCGCCGCCCCGTCGTCATAGGCGTAGCGTGCCATGCCGGTCACCATCAGCCCCCCGACATGGATCGGCTCCTCGGATTTCTGCCGGTCGAAGGTGTTCTCCACATTGAACTCCAGGGCCGTGCCGTTGCCGGCCAGCCGCAGGCCGGTGATGCGCAGGTAGCCCAGACGGGGGTCCCGCACCGCTGCGTGCTGCTCGATGGTGCTCGGATCGATCTCGATGACCGGCGGCAGGCTGGCCACCGGGAACACCTGGCTGGTGTCCGGCATCCCTGGCGCGCCCTGGGGGTTGGCCGCCGCCACCGCCTTCACCAGGTTCTCCTTGGGCGGGGTGATGAAGAACTGCAGCTTCTCGATCCTGGTGACGTGGGGGTAGGTGGCGGGATTGGAGCGGAACTGGGTGGAGCCCTTTTCCAGGACCACCCGCTTGTCCCGAAAGAGCACGGTGCTGTGCAGCTCGGCGCCGCCATCCGAGTCGTAGCGGACGAGTCCGGTCACCATCAGGCCACCCAGGCGCACCGCCTGGGCGTTGGTGCGATTGAAGTCGTTCTCGATGGAGAACTCCACCGTCTTGCCGTCCTCGGCCAGCCTTAGACCGGTGATCTTCAGGTATTTGAGCCGCGGCTGCATGTCAGCGGTGCTCTGCTCCATGGTGACCGGATTGACCAGGATGACGTCCGGCAGGCTCTCCACCGCAAACACCTGGCTGCTGTCGGGCAGGCCCGACTCGGCCAGCGGCCGCGCCGCCGCCGTCTCGGCCGGCCCCGGCCTGGCAGCGGCGGAGGCCAGCAGCCGCCGGTCCATCCGGGATTCCGCGGCCGCTCCGGAGTTGTCATTGGCCAGGCAGCCCACTGGCAGGGATGCCGCGATCAGGATTGCCGCCACGCCGAACGTTGTTCTCTTCATGTCGTCGCACCTTCTCCTGGGGTTTCGGGATACGCTTCACCTGCGGTCCGTGGTCCGGCGGCGGCCCCGATAGCGGCCTGGCCAGCGCCAGGCGCCGCTGGCCAGAAAAGGGGTGCCCCTTCGGCCCAGGATCGATTATAACCGGACCCGGAGAAGGCTCCGCCGGGGCGCTTGCCCCGGAGCCGTTCGCGGGCCGGCCGCCACATGCGGTCACACCGCCCGTGGCGGCAGATCCGCCGGCCTCTTTGGACAAGCAGGGGTCACTATTCTCGATGTCTGCGCGTCTTGTCAACAAAAGAACGCGGGGCTGGGTGGTGTTGTCCTGGCTTCTGGTGCTCGCGGCCGTCGGGGGCTGGGTCTCCCCGGGCCTGGCAGCCGTCATCCGGGTGCCGGACGACCAGGCCTCCATCCAGGGGGCCCTGGATCGGGCGCAGCGGGGCGATACCGTGCGGGTGGCCCAGGGGCTCTTCCGCGAGAACGTGACCTTGAAGGCCGGCGTGCGCCTGGAGGGGGGGTGGGCGCCGGATTTCACCCGCCGCGACCTTGCGGCCTATCCCTCCACCATCGATGGCAGCGGCAAGGGGGGTTGGGTGGTGGCCGGTGCCGACCACGCGGTCCTGGACGGCTTCGTCATCCAGGGCGGCCGGCCCTTCGATGAGAAGGCCGCGCCGGTGGGCTCCGGCATCCACTGCGACAAGACGTCGCCGATCCTCATGAACAACACCATCGCCGGCAACCGGCCGGCCGGGGTCTTCTGCCGCGGAAGCTCCGCCATCCTGGTGCGCAACACCATCACCGGCAATGCCGAGGCCGGCATCTATCTCGAAAAGGGCTCTTCCCTGGTGATTCAGGAGAACAACATCCGGCACAACGGCACCGCGGGCATCAAGACCGGCGCGGCGCCGGCCTCCCGCATCGATGTCCGCAACAACGCCATCCACGACAACGGCCGGGCCGGTATCGACGCTGGCCAGGTCGCCGGCGGCATCCGCAACAACCGCATCTACGGCAACGGCCGCACCGGGGTGAAATGCATCGAGGCCGGGGTGGAGGTCATGAACAACACCGTCGCCGCCAACGGCATGGCCGGCGTCATGGTCGAAAAGCCCTGGCCAGGCATGGCGGTGGCCAACAACCTCATCACCCACAACGGCGACGCCGGCCTGCGGGCTGCGGCCGGCGTCCATGCCTACAACCTCCTGTACGCCAACAACGGCACCGCCGACTGCGACCCCCGCTCCCTGTGGTGCATCCGCCGCCAGTTCGCCGGCTGGCA
This portion of the Thermodesulfobacteriota bacterium genome encodes:
- the cooS gene encoding anaerobic carbon-monoxide dehydrogenase catalytic subunit; translated protein: MAATTDATIQAMLDRAAGEGIDLAWDRYQKQLPQCGFGELGLCCRHCLQGPCRIDPFGQGPALGVCGADRDTMAARGLGRAVAAGTAAHGGHAKHMAHTLLAAAQGKAPDYPIRDEAKLRRVAARLGIATEGREAAAVAAEVARAALAEFSEKETPLAWAAGTVTPGRVATFARHGVVPCGIDSTVSEMMHRTTYGVDADPVNLLLGAVKCALADYAACHLATDLADILFGTPSPVATRANLGVLKASAVNIALHGHNPLLSDLVAQVAGDPALVAQAQAAGAADGINVVGICCTGNEIMVRHGIPLATSSVSQETALVTGAVDALVVDYQCVMPSLASVADCFHTRVITTMPMAKLPRALHLELTEGEARATAFRIVGEAIAAFRQRNPARVQIPDGSVAAVAGFSAEAIVGALALLDQDDPLKPLVDNIAAGNIYGVCLFAGCNTVKVPQDANYTRMIEILAGHNVLILATGCASGAFARHGFMSPAATDRYAGDGLKAVLTAVGQAAGLGGPLPLVLHMGSCVDNSRAADVAVAVANRLGVDLDRLPLVASAPEPVTEKAVAIGTWAMAAGIPTHLGVAPPVLGSPAVTRVLTATVKDLFGGWLLVEPDPEKAAQALLAVLAERRQGLGLSA
- a CDS encoding right-handed parallel beta-helix repeat-containing protein, translated to MRAASALGVVIVVLVASHMPMLGWAGETGDPDQAILQEVEERARELRQSLEPAAVPSPPQSPRQSGVTRTEVQQQMQEQMQREMRQRMQPLVESEMPLQNEPGAPPEDRPQATPQEIRQERQQRMQQEMQQRMQGSYRSEIESRVSGVPPAVLARQSSEPVEVPALGEAVAAALAAAAGEAQSLLAPERAWHGRVIRVPEEHRHIQAAVDAARPGDTVLVRPGTYREQLEMRSGVRLASDPSDRGDELVAVEGAMLQLPRRALRTIIDGTGFAASEHGMLDFAPGAGRDTVVDGFTIQSLPVQNHHLPGHAHGVNIRGASPVITNCLVRNMGSTGIGSHVIYRDQEAPMPERDFRQANIRQATAAVIYHNIVHGNLGLGIGCNHFAAPFILGNEVFGNNDESLGERTSPGIGIKHGAAPRIVGNIVHDNAGGGILSSAGEAQGRHPVDQAAHPTVERNVVFRNGSRRPGIGGHAVGSLSAPMTVAGNLLFEASATGIALESGTVGVVEDNLVAGSREPAIVVSGSTALALNRNRITGVADSPGILIFRQATVQEMAGNAVDRTTFGPRFRVEAGSTVVAPGS